The Megalops cyprinoides isolate fMegCyp1 chromosome 25, fMegCyp1.pri, whole genome shotgun sequence nucleotide sequence GACTTGAATATTTGGACTCAGTGAAGACACTGTAGACTTGCCTTGTGATAATGTACCTGTTTTTTACCTGTATCTGTGTCTCTCAGGATGCTGTGTCTTGTTTGTAATACTGCAAGCTGTATtgtctcccacaatgcaccgtgTTCGACGCAGTTTGGGATCTCTGTTGCATTCCTTATTGTAATAAACGTGTAACAGTCACAGGTGCTGTGTCTTCcgctctgtctgtgctggtggtCAGTGCCCTCGCTTTGTGGAGTGATTTAAGGACAGTCTCAGATCAAGGTCAGTGTGAGCTCCGGAGGTTTGGCCACAATTTGGGCAGTGACATTATGTAAACGCATTTCAGGGCAAATATTGCTTCAgcggtttaaaaaaaaaaaaagacaaccatTAAAGTTATTTAAACGCGTGCATGTTTTTCAATCTCAGATACACACAATATAGAAATGCTCTAAAATGTTTTATCTATAAATGTTTTACAGGAATAGGAGGCTGTTCCATGTTCATTTAGTAATTGTGTCTGAATGCTTTTGCATAGGTTCAGCTGACTGATATAACCCATTTAACTCCttcagtaccagtcaaaagtttggacactttttccacatttttgaataatagtaaagacttcaaaactatgaaataacactaaCGGAATTGTGCAGTgtccaaaaaagtgttaaataaatcaaaactcatattttagattcttcacaatgaaaaaaactaTTGCTAGCCCATTGCTGTGCACACTGCGTAGTGATACCAAAGGTTTCCGACCGATTGCATGCAGTTGACTGGGAGCAGctgaattagaaaaaaagaatgactcAGTTGTGCTGGTGAACTGGTACGAACGACTCACTAAAAAGAGTCATTCAAAAAGAATGACTCTTTTCGCAAACTGCACACCACTAATCAGGTGTGGCTAAACctttgactagtactgtatgCTTGTATTGTACAGTGTCTCTGATATTACAGGATTCTGCACTGTGTGATCTAATTCAATCCTACCGTAACAGGGTCAGAGCAAGGCATGTACTGAAGGGAGTGGGTAGAAGGGCCTCCCCTGATTGGCTGTTatcccagctgtcagtcaggctTGGGGGAGGGGTGCTCCGTGGTCTTGCGTCCGGACGGGATGGGGGGCAGGATGGGTTTGGCGTTGGACCCCGGCCGTGCCGAGACGGGCTCGGATGCAATCGGCCTCACCTCCAGCGCATTCCTGGGGGACGTGGGGCGGGGTGCGTCGGGGGTGTGGCCTGATGACATGTTATCTGTGGGGGGAGATTTCACCTGTTTGCACTCTAGCTCATTATTTACAGCTGTGAAATGTCTCAAAGACACCcgggaaaaacacagagaagcaccaTTGTGAAGGAGAGTTCCTAGTATAGAGCCAGAACATTTGAGGTGGAGGTACAGGAGGGGCTGCAGGTGGATGTGTCAGAGATAGAAATCCTGATATGGAACTAGCACCGTGCCTCAGGGTTCTTGAGTCAGAGCTGTGAGAGTCAGACACGGTGCCAGAGTCAGAGCTGGGACAGTCAGACATAATGCCATGATCAGGGATGAGAGTCAGTCAGACACTCGCCTCTCAGACTGTCCAGGTCGTGTCCCGGGATGTCCAGGGGCTCCACGTCAGGCCCTGCCCCCCTTTCCAAGCCCTCCGCTGTATCCTGCAGGGAGAACGCCCCGGCCGAGGAGCGCAGGGAGAGGCCTGAGCTGGCACGGGACTCCCCAGAGCTGCcgggacaggaggagagggggtgggagagtgaggaggagagagctgcCAGTCTGAGGGGCTCTGCTGAGCGGCTCTGGGGGTACAGACCTGCTGTCCCCGCTGGGGTCCGCTGGCCCGTCACTGGTCATCGGTATCATGGAGGACAAGGAGGGAGGGTCCTGCTGAAGTGGGGAGCCCATCGAACCTGGAGCCGTGAGAGAAAccctataacacacacacacacacacacacacacacagggttggGAAGTGAAACCACACCACTGTCTCCTGAAAGAAAGGAGCCCAaaacacaggagcactgaaggaTATCTACACAAATATCTGAAGTAACACCTgatacatgcatgcagacaaACAGTACATGCTGCATAATGTCCCCATGTAAATTCCTCCAGCTGTCATTCAGAGCTGGTTAAAGATGGTTTCATGTAGTATCATAGATCTATCACAACACAGACACCTGAAAACTGACCTCTACCCCTTTACCTGCTGAAAGCAGCTGATACAGGTAGATTAGATACAGGTGTCTGTACCTGTTGGGAAGCTGGGTGTAGGCTCCAGGACTCCTCCCCATCAGGGCCTCCCGTGCCAGCTGCCGCCGCCTCTGCATGGAGGCTACTTCCTGCAGTCAGGATAATGCATGTGAGTTTCACCACGGAACTACACGTGTAATGCACCACTACTGTAATATATatcattacattgtcatttcaGCAGACACTGCTATCCAGTTTTACATtatactcatttatacagctgaatatttactgaggcaattctgggttaagcaccttgccgaagggtacagcagcagtgtctggcgggaatcaaaccagcaacctctcagttacaagtcctgcaccttaccactatgccacactgctgccctgtgggCCAGACATTTTTCATCCACTTCTTGAAACGCGACTTCCAAATGAAAGTATATgagtatgtgctgtgtgtgtggaggactGTGTTCTCACAGCCGAGCTCTTCTGTGGGGTGAGCCTGGCCTGCAGCTTGCTTTGGTATGTCCTGCTGCTCGGCTCCGTCGGCTCAGCGACCCCTGTGGTGCGGGCGTGGAGGCCGACCGCCCCCCCTGTGGCCAAGTCCTTCCACCTCTCCTCATTCTGAGAGTCCCCTGTACAGGTATGGTCAGATGTGGTCAGGCATAAATAAGATTGCTCAGATGCAATCACCTGTTGTCTACAGACATGCACAGTAAGCACCTGTGACAGTGTTGCCAGCTGTggcccctctctgctcctccagaCCCAGATACTCCCTGACCACCTGGCTCAGCGTCTTGTAGGCTTCCGCAGGGTTATCTGCAGAAgatttcacatttcatcacCCGTACCTGTTCATTTCTGACCAGTCACATGCACCTGTAAGTGTTTGTTGCTAATCAATCACACACGTCTGTAACTGTtaactttctgtttttgtctttacaaTGTCTACCTGTTCATTTCAGATATTACACCCCAACACCTGTTCATTGGAACTTTTGTCCACCTGTACTGTTCATATCTAGTTTTACACACCTTTGTGTTTACACACCTTTGCCTTTTTGTGGCTTGTGAGAGCGTAATAGATGGCTAATTCAGTGCAGACACTCCACTTCCCTGCACTTCCTCAGAGTTTTTTCAATGCAAGCGAGCAACACTCACATACAACCTCACAGGCTATACAGAGTGGACTCGGCACGACGCACACACTATCCAAAAATCACACGCAGAATCTCATCTACTGCTGAGCAGCATCTCACTAACATACAAGTGTGCTCCTGTAGTGACTCTCTAAGGATCTTGGTGACCAGAGATTTACTCTAGTTTTACTGTCCTGTACCACAGCtgccaaataaaaacactaGCGCAGTTTACCACAGGGGATGACGTTGTCGAAGTACCCAGGATGCTCTCTGTTGACGTGCACGTAGGCATCGATGCGGGACACGGCGTTATCGATCTGGGCCCGGCTGTAGAGGGCCCTCCGCCGCAGACGCCGGGCGTACTCCTCCCGGTCCGTGGGGATCAGCAGGACGTAGCGTGGCTCGAAGTAGGTGTTCTTCAGGCTGCGCACGCCCTGTCAGGAAACGTCCAGGCTTTAGGGCCTACACCGCATTACTGTCCACTGAAAAAGCCTGCTGCAGTCagaaactgcacacagactcaTAGGCTTAGCCTGGACTGGCCTGCTGCAGTCagaaactgcacacagactcaTAGGCTTAGCCTAGACTGGCCTGCTGCAGTCagaaactgcacacagactcaTAGGCTTAGCCTGGACTGGTCACTGCAGTCagaaactgcacacagactCGTAGGCTTAGCCTGGACTGGTCACTGCAGTCAGAAACTGCACACAGAGTCATAGGCTTAGCCTGGACTGGTCACTGCAGTCagaaactgcacacagactCGTAGGCTTAGCCTGGACTGGTCACTGCAGTCagaaactgcacacagactcaTAGGCTTAGCCTGGACTGGTCACTGCAGTCAGAAACTGCACACAGAGTCATAGGCTTAGCCTGGACTGGTCACTGCAGTCagaaactgcacacagactcaTAGGCTTAGCCTGGACTGGTCACTGCAGTCAGAAACTGCAAACAGACTCATAGGCTTAGCCGGGACTGGCCTGCTGCAGTCagaaactgcacacagactcaTAGGCTTAGCCTTCTCAGCTGAACTCCTGTGTTCAATCCAGACAAAATGGCATTCTTCAACATTTTATCATGGGAACTTCCAGCAATGTTTATGATACTCCACAAATGAAGCTTAACAGTTAAAGTTTTAGCACATGAGCCTCCTCAGTGAGGACCAACAGGGTTACCCTCCATTATTACCTCTCCATCAGTAGAAAGTGCCACCTTGCTGCACTCCAGACTTCCATCCAGTCAACAGCCTTCTATAGTCAACCACTCAAAATCAAGGAATTCTGGGTACTGACACTGTGTACTGGCTCAGTGTGTAAGGAGTGACAGTGCGTACTGACAGCTCTTACCTCCAGCTCCATGTGCACACAGCAGGCCAGCCCGTCTCTGGCCACGCCTTCCAGGGCCTCTCGGGACAGACCGTACCTGTGTCCCGCGTACTGAATAGTCTGGATAAACTTACCCTGAGGGGTgaggggacacagagacagagaaaaggcaaagaaagaaaggggagaggggaagctTAAACCATCAGTGCAAGTCACTGACTCCGCACTTAAACAACTCTATGTACGACACAACACTAAGAAACCCCTGAGAGATATGACCAGGAGATAAGCAAACTGCCCTGTTCTCTCTACTCCTCAAGGTCCAAGGAGGGCCTACTATTTGCTCACAACATACCGGTGTACAGTAGGCCCTCAGTCCTGCTTTGTTTCAATAGTACAATAGTACTTCATCAATTTAAGAGGGCACTGACTTGGGAGAATGTGTACAGTAACCCCTCCCCATTCTCAGGGGATGGTAATGAAAATAGCTGGGAGCGAAAATCCCCAAATACGATTATGCAGCAATCAGCGCCTTTTACTGAAAGTTAATTGGTTTATAATACAGTTACAGTATCACAGTAACAGTATTAGCGTAATACATCTGGCAATAAAGGCCTGGCAATTCCAGAAGagtgaaaaaaggggaaaaaaagccctggCTGTCCTGAGGTCAGTGGTAATGGCAGAGGCACTGAAATCTGTCCGTTAATCTGCGACACCCCCATTCTCTGTTTAGGGTACGATTCTGACCGCACGTGACACAGACCCCTTCCCTCGGTTAGCTTCCATTCACCATTAACAAGAGGAGAGTACAGGAAGCAGTTTCTCAGAGGAACCAGAGGGCTCTGaaccaggaaaacaaacaaggctTGGTATGCTTCCGTCAGCTCTTTCCTCAGAGAGCTCctatgacacacagacactggtgTGTTAAGCAAGCCTACCATGTGGATCATGTCCTGGAAAACCTCCTCGGTGACATAGTGGTAGTCGCAGCCATCCACCTCCCCAAAGTAGGGACTCCTGGTGGTGTGGCAGGTCCTGGAAAGGCAGGGGGCACAtgggacagtgttttttttttgggggggggtgggatggggtcAAACTGCAGTTGGATTCTGGTGCAAACTACaggtggctgtgtgtctgtcttagCGATCTTCCTTTCATCAGATTCATAACTGCTGTGGTAAGAATGATCACCAAGCACACCACTGAGAGGCTTAAAGAAAAGCTCATATTCTCCATGAATGACATGAGCAGTAAGTGGAAAAGTGGGTGTTTCCACATCAGTTGGATGAGATTCCCATAACTGGTGACTCAACTGTAGTGCTGTAATGTAGTACTTTTGCTCGGATGTTTGACCACAGCATCTCACTTGCTTGTACAACTAAAACACAGGGGGTGCAGTTTTGCCACAGAAGTGTAACCTCACACTGGCATCGCAGTCTGACAGAGGAAGTAAAACCTTCATACAGGAAGCGAGGTCACTGACCCGTAGGCGAAGAAATCGCTGAACTCCTGACACAGCCGGTGCGCAAACTCCCTCTTGCCACAGGCCTGGGGGCCGGTGAGCACCAGCATCGGGTACGGAGCATCCAGGCTGGGCAGCGTGCTGGAGCACAGTCACCATACATAGCTTAGCGCGTACACTTGCACCGTGCATATATTCTATACACAACACATAACACGCACTCGCATGTCGCATATATTACACTCCACGTACAGCACACATATGTGCACGGTGCATATATTACACACTCTACCCATGCACATACTGTGTATACGAAACTAGCATAGTATACAATATACACAGAGCACATGCTCCACATATTCAGCACCTTAGGTCCATGTCACAAGGGGAGTCTGAGTGCACTCAGCGCCTACCTGTCGAAGATGACCTGTGGCTGTCCCAGCTGGTACACCACGTGCATCATGTGATCTCTGGCGGCAACCACCTCGGGTGGGGGGTCATATTTATTGACCGCTGACACCTGAGGTTGAACAGTCCACACCGACAGGATATGAGGTTCACGGACCCCATCATAGTATCTGCTTGATACACATGAATCTGACTTCCATATGTGAATAACTGGCCACTTCCTTTAGAGACAATGCTGTTATTGCCCTTATTTTTGTAAGCTGTTAGCTAAATAATAAaggtaatgaaaaaaagaagacgaaaatgaatgttttgcatattatagacactaatatgaaagaaaactttttttgaaGGAAATTACAAATGTTACAATGATAAGGGTACACTGATTATGGACCATTTAATCATGATTTAaatttgggggttttttttgtgagaCATTTGGAAATTGGCTGGAGGGCACTGTGGTCTCCGTGTCCCAGACTGTAACTCATTCCCTGTAACTGTAACCTTCTCCTCTGCTGCCACCCTCTGCTGGTCCAGGGAGGTCAGGCGCTGCAGGAGGAAGACCACGGCCAGGCGGTAATCCGTCTGATCCTGAGGACGCACACAATGATGGCATCATTACCAGTGAGGTATCGTTCAACACATAGGGTGGCAGGTGACGTCacctgtgctgtactgtactgaacagagagaggcaggtgaCATTACCTGTgctatactgtactgtagagagagaggcaggagacattacctgtactgtgctgtactgtacagagAGCGGCAGGTGATGTTACCTGTATGTTATTACCTGTACTGTACACAGAGCGGCAGGTGATGTTACCTGTATGTTATTACCTGTACTGTAGAGAGAGCGGCAGGTGATGTTACCTGTATGTTATTACCTGTACTGTAGAGAGAGCGGCAGGTGATGTTACCTGTATGTTATTACCTGTACTGGGTTCCTCTGCAGATTCAGTTCTCGCAGTAGAGGCAGGTCGTGGATATGAGAGGCCTCTTTGATTTCACTGACCTAATGCAGAGAGATCAACCCCACAGGAGATTTcagtgacagagacagggggagcACATTTCGGTTTTTGTGGTGATGGTACCCTCAAAGCATCTTATCCTCATCAGCAGAGCAAGACAGCACTGCAATATGGTGGTCTCTACCAAGTAGTTTCTCTGACGGGGGGGAATCGGAGTCGAAGAGTGGGCTGTACCAGGCTGCTGTACTCATGGGGGTAGCAGCCAGAGAAACAACAACAGCGTGTGCTGTACCTGGTTGTTCTCCAGATTGATGGATCCAAGGAGATGGAGGTTCTGGAGGCCAGAGAGACTCTGGATTCTGTTAGAGGACAGGTCCAGGGTCTGCAGCGTCCATAATGTCTCCATATTCTCTATCTTCCGGATCTGATTCCCCCTctgggaaataaaacacaaacaccccaCGTACACACTAGGAAGTATGCCTGGAGAATGTGTGTGGCCGCCATGCACATTCATAAATTAATAGTACAGACAGTGTGATACACTTCAAGGTACACATGCCAATACtaaatactgaaaataagaaaagcagTCCAGGTGGGGTTTCATATTTCCTATCCCAGAATTCACCACCAACAGAATGGATGATGCGCTGACTGGCAGAATGTAGAATGAAAAAGATGGCCGACAATATGAGTGACAGATGGCCAGAAGGCTTCACAGTAGCTTCACCATTCTCTGTTTATGGGGGTGTAGGACATGGCCAGTAAGGGGGGAAATGGGGCCTACCAAACAGAGCAACAGTAAGGGGGGAAATGGGGCCTACCAAACAGAGCAACAGTAAGGGGGGGAAATGGGGCCTACCAAACAGAGCAACAGTAAGGGGGGAAATGGGGCCTACCAAACAGAGCAACAGTAAGGGGGGGAAATGGGGCCTACCAAACAGAGCAACAGTAAGGGGGGGAAATGGGACGTACCAAGCAGAGCTCTTTGAGGGGCAGGCTGGCCAGTCCGCTAATGCGGGAGAGCCTATTGTGGGACAGGCTGAGGTGCGTGAGACTGGAGCACTTCTCCAGACCACGTATTTCACGGAAGGAGTTATCTGTTGGGTGAGGACGGGTTAAGGCCTGAACCGTTCTGTCTGAGTGACCGTAAGGGAATGACCAGTGAGGTTAGGAACAGAACCCATCAGTCAGTGACCGCAGAGATGACAGAGGGGTTAAGAACAGAACTGAGAAAAACCCAATGGGATAAAGACATGACTGGCCAAAATTAACACACATCACAGctggacaaaataaaacattctgtcAACACTGGGCAAATACAGTGCCTTCAAGCTACACATTACAATTAATCTAACTCATTGCAAGTGACAATTAAATGGcgaaactgaattgaaatgtgGTTGTAAACAGAATTATGAGTAGCAATATGACTGGAAATGTATGGCCAGTGCTCTACTTAGCGCTCCCAGGTatgtttcattgtcatttttgtagAAGGTAGAAGTGTGTATGCCATTTGATTCAATGATTAAGTGATTGATGAcctgaaatatgaattaaaaatcacaCTCTTCCAGTTACAAAAGAGGATACGATCCAGGTTCAGTTTGCTGAGAGAGGAGTAGGCAGTCAGGTCCTTCATCTCTGACATATGATTGTAGGACAAATTTACttcctgaaaaaacaaaaccagtcTCCTTACTTCCACTGGACAAGGTTAGATCCCCTTTTCCACACCAATCAGCCAGAACAACAGGAGCATCCATGCAGGTCAAACAGAGACACTTCCACATCTACTTGTTCATGAATTAGTCAAGAGCTGACGGCCAAGGCTGGTGGATCTTCTGATAGAAGATTAAGACAGTCTGTTAAGACTGTACAAGCCATCtgaacagatgaaaaatgatcaaagcAAGACTCTGAAATCATCAATATAATAAAGCAAATATCTGAGGacaattcatttctgtttcaaaatgaCAAGCAAGAGTAGAATTACAATCCAAAGCACTATTTAATAGTGCTACACACAGTGGAACAGGCTATGTATTACTTAGTTATAATACTTGGATATAACTTTTATTGAAGATATCATTCTTGTTGAATGTTTGCAAAGCTGCAAATACTAGTGTTGAACTGTTATTGATTTCAAAGACATAACAGTAGTTTAGGATTGGCATATATGTtaataaacacagcacactgaattTGGTGGTGAAAATGAGTGAAAGTGCTGaaacaataatgcaaaatacaCACAACAATGCTACTACTTCATTTAGGTGCTATATGCTGGCAGAAACAAACTCAAAGACAGAACAGGTATTAAGAGCACCACCTAGCATTTGTTCACGGTAAAATTCAGTCCCAGAAAAACGGAGCTCCCTAACTTAGACTCTTCCTGAgtatttaaattatttgcacTGAGCTTTTGGAAGAAGACTAGGCAGGAGGTACCTGGAGATTTTTGGGAGGCTGGAAGCCGAAGAAGTCTGAGAGCTCGTTATGGGAGGCATCCAGAACAAGGAGGTACGGCATGTGGCTCACACAGGATAAATCTGCCGCTCAGAAAACACCCATTAGCtctccactcactcactctcaaaGAATAACACTCCACTCACTTCGAATAAAGTCCCACACAGTCTCTTCTGTAGAATAAAgttccacacactcacacctgtaGAATAAAGCTCCACATACTCACTCTTGTAGAATAACATTCCACACACTTGTAGCTTAGATTAATGTTCTAAATCTTTACATATTAACAGtttgcatattatttattacattccCTCCCTGCACCACAGCACATACTTCCAGGTTTCATGGCAGAAACATTGGTGTTAATATAACAAGCCATACCTTTTATCTTATTGTATGGAAGCTCCAGTTTTTGAAGATGGACATAATTGCACAGAATGGAGACATCCGTTAAATTTCGTCCCTGCAGAGACACATTTAAgttaagtgtttgtgtgtgtgagtgtgtgagagagagagagacacattagataacattcatttagcagacactctcatccagagagtgtgtacatgtgtttgtaagAGAGGTAAAGGTAGGGTCCTAACATGAACAGAAGTAAAGGTAGAGTCCttacagggggagagaggtaaAGGTAGGGTCCTTACAGGGGGAGAAAGGTAAAGGTAGGGTCCttacagggggagagaggcagagcggTAAAGGTCGTGTTCTTAcaggggcagagaggcagagatatAGATACTCCAGTCCTGTTGCAGAGAGACCCAGGGTGTGTAAACAGCTGGAGACTTCCTCCTCGGTCAATATGCCATCCTCCTCCACGTTATCACACGGAAGAGACACATAAAAAGACAGGGAAAATTAGCCCTTTTCAAAGCACTGGGCAAAGTACTTCGACAGTACTGACTAGgacaggacactgctgttgaattCAACTgctacattgaaaaaaatgcaacaatttaaATGGGTGTCAAAAGCACAGTAATTCCACCTAAATATGATTGCTAAATACGTTTCACTACGCCACCACTGTGAAGGACTGGTATTAACAGTGAGTAATAATTACACTATTCTCGTCATAA carries:
- the lrguk gene encoding leucine-rich repeat and guanylate kinase domain-containing protein, which codes for MSVTASPRLSHTPLSLDGNPLGYRASAGTPRSPGAPVSPEPESAGVSSASEEEENSMEEDGILTEEEVSSCLHTLGLSATGLEYLYLCLSAPGRNLTDVSILCNYVHLQKLELPYNKIKDLSCVSHMPYLLVLDASHNELSDFFGFQPPKNLQEVNLSYNHMSEMKDLTAYSSLSKLNLDHNSFREIRGLEKCSSLTHLSLSHNRLSRISGLASLPLKELCLRGNQIRKIENMETLWTLQTLDLSSNRIQSLSGLQNLHLLGSINLENNQVSEIKEASHIHDLPLLRELNLQRNPVQDQTDYRLAVVFLLQRLTSLDQQRVAAEEKVSAVNKYDPPPEVVAARDHMMHVVYQLGQPQVIFDSTLPSLDAPYPMLVLTGPQACGKREFAHRLCQEFSDFFAYGTCHTTRSPYFGEVDGCDYHYVTEEVFQDMIHMGKFIQTIQYAGHRYGLSREALEGVARDGLACCVHMELEGVRSLKNTYFEPRYVLLIPTDREEYARRLRRRALYSRAQIDNAVSRIDAYVHVNREHPGYFDNVIPCDNPAEAYKTLSQVVREYLGLEEQRGATAGNTVTGDSQNEERWKDLATGGAVGLHARTTGVAEPTEPSSRTYQSKLQARLTPQKSSAEVASMQRRRQLAREALMGRSPGAYTQLPNRVSLTAPGSMGSPLQQDPPSLSSMIPMTSDGPADPSGDSSSGESRASSGLSLRSSAGAFSLQDTAEGLERGAGPDVEPLDIPGHDLDSLRDNMSSGHTPDAPRPTSPRNALEVRPIASEPVSARPGSNAKPILPPIPSGRKTTEHPSPKPD